One region of Astyanax mexicanus isolate ESR-SI-001 chromosome 15, AstMex3_surface, whole genome shotgun sequence genomic DNA includes:
- the LOC103043993 gene encoding C-terminal-binding protein 2 isoform X2 codes for MELSIARMESAAGIRPQIMNGPSLHPRPLVALLDGRDCTVEMPILKDLATVAFCDAQSTQEIHEKVLNEAVGAMMYHTITLTREDLEKFKALRIIIRIGSGYDNIDIKAAGELGIAVCNIPSAAVEETADSTLCHILNLYRRNTWLYQALREGTRVQSVEQIREVASGAARIRGETLGLIGFGRSGQAVAVRAKVFGFNVLFYDPYLQDGLERSLGVQRVYTLQDLLYQSDCVSLHCNLNEHNHHLINDFTIKQMRQGAFLVNTARGGLVDEKALAQALKEGRIRGAALDVHETEPFSFAQGPLKDAPNLICTPHTAWYSEQASLEMREAAATEIRRAITGRIPDSLRNCVNKEFFVTTAAWGVMDQPGVHPELNGAAYRFPPGMVGVAPGGLPGALEGMVPGGVPVPHTLPSGTHPSQAPSPNQPSKHGESREHLTEQ; via the exons gTATCAGGCCTCAGATCATGAACGGCCCCTCGTTGCACCCTCGCCCCCTGGTGGCGCTGTTGGACGGCCGCGACTGTACAGTGGAGATGCCCATCCTGAAGGATCTGGCAACCGTGGCGTTCTGCGACGCTCAGTCCACACAGGAGATTCACGAAAAG GTGCTGAATGAAGCAGTCGGAGCCATGATGTATCACACCATCACCCTGACCCGGGAAGACCTGGAGAAGTTCAAAGCCCTACGTATCATCATCCGCATCGGCAGCGGCTACGACAACATCGACATCAAAGCAGCAGGAGAACTCG gTATTGCAGTGTGTAATATTCCATCAGCGGCGGTGGAGGAGACGGCGGACTCAACACTGTGTCACATCCTGAACCTGTACCGCCGGAACACATGGCTGTACCAGGCTCTCCGGGAGGGCACGCGGGTCCAGAGCGTGGAGCAAATCAGAGAGGTGGCATCAGGAGCCGCAAGGATCAGAGGAGAAACACTCGGACTGATTGGCTTCG GGCGGTCCGGGCAGGCGGTGGCGGTCCGGGCGAAGGTGTTCGGGTTCAACGTGCTGTTCTATGACCCGTACCTGCAGGACGGGCTGGAGCGCTCGCTCGGCGTACAGAGGGTTTACACCCTGCAGGACCTGCTGTACCAGAGCGACTGCGTGTCCCTACACTGCAACCTAAACGAACACAACCACCACCTGATCAACGACTTTACCATAAAACAG atgcggCAGGGGGCGTTCCTGGTGAACACAGCTCGAGGAGGGCTGGTGGATGAGAAGGCGTTGGCTCAGGCTCTGAAGGAGGGAAGAATACGTGGAGCTGCGCTCGACGTCCACGAGACAGAACCTTTCAG ttttgCGCAGGGTCCTCTGAAGGATGCCCCTAATCTGATCTGTACACCACACACAGCCTGGTACAGCGAGCAGGCGTCTCTGGAGATGAGAGAAGCAGCAGCTACAGAGATCCGCAGAGCTATCActg GCCGGATCCCGGACAGTCTAAGAAACTGTGTGAATAAGGAGTTTTTTGTTACGACAGCAGCCTGGGGCGTGATGGACCAGCCAGGTGTTCACCCCGAGCTTAATGGTGCCGCCTACAG gtttccACCAGGCATGGTTGGGGTGGCGCCGGGGGGTCTCCCAGGAGCGCTAGAGGGCATGGTGCCGGGTGGGGTCCCTGTACCCCACACACTACCATCGGGAACACACCCCTCCCAAGCCCCCTCccccaaccaaccatccaaacaTGGAGAGAGCAGAGAACACCTCACCGAGCAAtag
- the LOC103043993 gene encoding C-terminal-binding protein 2 isoform X1 has product MALTDKHKVKRQRLDRICEGIRPQIMNGPSLHPRPLVALLDGRDCTVEMPILKDLATVAFCDAQSTQEIHEKVLNEAVGAMMYHTITLTREDLEKFKALRIIIRIGSGYDNIDIKAAGELGIAVCNIPSAAVEETADSTLCHILNLYRRNTWLYQALREGTRVQSVEQIREVASGAARIRGETLGLIGFGRSGQAVAVRAKVFGFNVLFYDPYLQDGLERSLGVQRVYTLQDLLYQSDCVSLHCNLNEHNHHLINDFTIKQMRQGAFLVNTARGGLVDEKALAQALKEGRIRGAALDVHETEPFSFAQGPLKDAPNLICTPHTAWYSEQASLEMREAAATEIRRAITGRIPDSLRNCVNKEFFVTTAAWGVMDQPGVHPELNGAAYRFPPGMVGVAPGGLPGALEGMVPGGVPVPHTLPSGTHPSQAPSPNQPSKHGESREHLTEQ; this is encoded by the exons gTATCAGGCCTCAGATCATGAACGGCCCCTCGTTGCACCCTCGCCCCCTGGTGGCGCTGTTGGACGGCCGCGACTGTACAGTGGAGATGCCCATCCTGAAGGATCTGGCAACCGTGGCGTTCTGCGACGCTCAGTCCACACAGGAGATTCACGAAAAG GTGCTGAATGAAGCAGTCGGAGCCATGATGTATCACACCATCACCCTGACCCGGGAAGACCTGGAGAAGTTCAAAGCCCTACGTATCATCATCCGCATCGGCAGCGGCTACGACAACATCGACATCAAAGCAGCAGGAGAACTCG gTATTGCAGTGTGTAATATTCCATCAGCGGCGGTGGAGGAGACGGCGGACTCAACACTGTGTCACATCCTGAACCTGTACCGCCGGAACACATGGCTGTACCAGGCTCTCCGGGAGGGCACGCGGGTCCAGAGCGTGGAGCAAATCAGAGAGGTGGCATCAGGAGCCGCAAGGATCAGAGGAGAAACACTCGGACTGATTGGCTTCG GGCGGTCCGGGCAGGCGGTGGCGGTCCGGGCGAAGGTGTTCGGGTTCAACGTGCTGTTCTATGACCCGTACCTGCAGGACGGGCTGGAGCGCTCGCTCGGCGTACAGAGGGTTTACACCCTGCAGGACCTGCTGTACCAGAGCGACTGCGTGTCCCTACACTGCAACCTAAACGAACACAACCACCACCTGATCAACGACTTTACCATAAAACAG atgcggCAGGGGGCGTTCCTGGTGAACACAGCTCGAGGAGGGCTGGTGGATGAGAAGGCGTTGGCTCAGGCTCTGAAGGAGGGAAGAATACGTGGAGCTGCGCTCGACGTCCACGAGACAGAACCTTTCAG ttttgCGCAGGGTCCTCTGAAGGATGCCCCTAATCTGATCTGTACACCACACACAGCCTGGTACAGCGAGCAGGCGTCTCTGGAGATGAGAGAAGCAGCAGCTACAGAGATCCGCAGAGCTATCActg GCCGGATCCCGGACAGTCTAAGAAACTGTGTGAATAAGGAGTTTTTTGTTACGACAGCAGCCTGGGGCGTGATGGACCAGCCAGGTGTTCACCCCGAGCTTAATGGTGCCGCCTACAG gtttccACCAGGCATGGTTGGGGTGGCGCCGGGGGGTCTCCCAGGAGCGCTAGAGGGCATGGTGCCGGGTGGGGTCCCTGTACCCCACACACTACCATCGGGAACACACCCCTCCCAAGCCCCCTCccccaaccaaccatccaaacaTGGAGAGAGCAGAGAACACCTCACCGAGCAAtag